A genome region from Salvia splendens isolate huo1 chromosome 19, SspV2, whole genome shotgun sequence includes the following:
- the LOC121779298 gene encoding uncharacterized protein LOC121779298: MSSHFMIWNAQGIANTATQGTFKNIIDMYSVLFAAVLEPQTDPQPSFFSRRFGLQFRCSNTNGKIWIFSHRDWQVEVIDDYEQVLHVRVSAAIFHFSIYLSVVYAKCSREGRYDLWNKLRDISLATDGAPWLVGGDFNIFLLEEERQGSTTDRHGEMMDFADAVADCQLLDPGFDGPPFTWTRSGLWERLDRVLLGEHWTTAFAATRVTHLPRISSDYAPLLVRCQLTTQIPRPSFRFQNMWCS, encoded by the exons ATGTCTTCTCACTTCATGATCTGGAATGCCCAGGGGATAGCAAACACTGCTACCCAGGGCACTTTCAAAAATATTATCGATATGTACAGTGTTTTGTTTGCCGCGGTGCTTGAGCCCCAGACGGATCCCCAGCCTTCTTTCTTTAGTAGGCGATTTGGGTTGCAGTTTAGGTGTTCGAACACAAACGGCAAGATTTGGATCTTCTCTCACAGGGACTGGCAGGTTGAGGTCATTGATGACTATGAGCAGGTCCTTCACGTCCGAGTTTCTGCTGCGATATTCCATTTTTCAATCTATCTCTCCGTAGTGTACGCTAAGTGCTCAAGGGAGGGGAGATACGATCTGTGGAATAAGCTCAGGGACATCTCTCTAGCCACTGACGGGGCCCCCTGGCTTGttggtggtgacttcaacatcttcttgttggaggaagagagacagGGCAGCACGACAGACAGGCACGGAGAAATGATGGACTTCGCCGACGCCGTAGCAGACTGCCAGCTACTGGACCCAGGCTTTGATGGCCCACCGTTCACATGGACGAGGAGTGGGCTCTGGGAGAGATTGGACAGAGTTCTTCTTGGGGAGCACTGGACGACCGCCTTTGCGGCTACTAGGGTGACTCATTTGCCTAGGATCTCTTCAGATTATGCCCCTCTGCTAGTGCGGTGCCAGCTCACGACTCAGATTCCGAGGCCTTCgtttaggtttcagaacatgtgg TGCTCGTGA